The Glycine soja cultivar W05 chromosome 19, ASM419377v2, whole genome shotgun sequence genomic sequence acaaaattttttgtttgtttgatgatGCAAGCACTTTGAGTGGACTGGATTTGTGTTCGTTTGTGGGGTATTTTTGATTCCCcaaaaacaaagtttttttttttttttttgctttgtgTGTTCATTTATCAATTTATCAATTCAGATTTGTGTTGTGATTATTATGGGTTGTGCTAATTCCAAACCAAAGGGATGCCAACATTGTCACTGCAACACCCCTTATTATTCTTCTTCTATGGCTAGAAGCTTCTCGGTGCATGTACATCACCCACCTCAAACCAAAGGAGACAGTTACCATGTTGTGGCACTGACATCAACCACACTAGGTTCTCTGGACCAGGATGTACCCCACAACAACAACTACCATGGCAATGGTTTAAGGTTTCCCAATGGCAAGGTCATTGGTAGTGACAGTTTCAGGCCCCAGAATCAggatcatgatgatgatgatgatgatgacgaggttgaggttgaggagaagaagaatgagcCAAAGACATGGTCTGAAATGATTGAACAAATGTTGCCAAAAGCTATGATGAAGTCTCCAATCTCAACACCTCCTTGTGAGCCAGAGACAATCAACACATGGGAACTAATGGAAGGACTTGAAGACACAACAAGCCCTTTCAGATCACCAAAGCACTTCAAGAGCTTCTCTTTTGATGTCAATGTCAACAGGCATGTTGATGTTGCTGATGTTGATCCACCCTTAATTCAGAATGGCAATGATTCAGCCAAACCAATATCGGTTTCAGATTCTGATGATGAGCCTCAAGAGAATCAAGAGAGCATGGACAGAAAAAGGTTCTTCTCTATTGAGGAAGAGATGATCAGTGATgatgttgtttcttcattcaaGAAATCGTCGCAAGAGAAGCAAGAGGGCATGGATAGAAAGGGGTTCTCTGTTGGGGAAGAGAAGAtcagtgatgatgatgatgttgttgtggatttGAAGTCATGTGGGAAGGACAAGGTGGTGTTGTATTTCACTAGCTTGCGTGGCGTGAGAAAGACTTATGAGGATTGCTGCCATGTGAGGCTAATTCTGAAGGGCTTGGGGGTGAGGGTGGATGAGAGGGATGTGTCAATGCATTCAGGGTTCAAGGAGGAGCTCAAGGAGCTATTAGGCCATGGATATGGTAAGGGAGGGTTAGGATTACCAAGGGTGTTTGTTGGGAGGAACTACATTGGTGGAGCTGAGGAAATTCAGCAACTGCATGAGGAGGGGAAACTTGAGAAATTGCTTGATTGTTGTGGAAAGATTGAAGATGGTATTGATGGCGATGGACTATGCGAGGCATGTGGGGATGTGAGGTTTATGCCTTGTGAAACTTGTTATGGAAGTTGTAAAATCTACTATGAaggtgatgaagaagaagattatGATGGTGAGGTGGGTGAGTATGGATTCCAGCGTTGCCCTGATTGCAATGAAAATGGACTAATCCGCTGCCCCATGTGCTGCTACTAGTTTCCTCTTTTTTGTCCGAAACTATAGTTATCGTCTGCCGGAGACAATCTTGGTCGAACCAGATAAGACTACTATGGGTTGGCAATGATGACATTTAATTTAACACAGGTAATTGAACAAATTTTTTGAGTTGTGTTCTTCTGGTGTTTTGTTTATAGTCAGATTTTGTTTGTACAGTGAGGTTTTGGTGTGGTTGATCATGttagagaagaagaaggagataaaAGAGTGAATAATAACGTATTCTAATTAATCAGTCCCTCTGCATAACTAGTGCAATTTACTGCATAGTGTAtacttttcattttcctttttcataaaacaaaaagaCTTGTATACAATTCCTTTCTTGCAAAAGAAATGCAGAGTTACAAGGGTATAGTAGCATTCACATTCTTTCACTTCACAATGTGTTATTCTCTTTCTCCCTTGGACAATTTCAAAACTGTGATGTTTGGCATGGATTTACAATGGGGGCTTAAATGCTATAAGGTGTGGTAGAGTGGAACCTACTTTGAGCTAATTACATAATGCAACTACCATGCTTTGTCAAAATAGCAAACAAATGTCATTGAAGACAAGATCAATAGCTGTTAGGACACTGATTGATTGGATTACAATTTATTTCTTGGGAACAGAAGAATAAATGttattgattttctttatttgtagAAACAGGCGTctgctaaattattttattgattttctgCACTACCAACCTTATATAATTGTTTTCAACTGAAAACTGTACATAGCATCATAccacattttcatttttaataataaacttaGGTTAAGGGGTCAGAAAATAATAGGGGGACATTATCTTAGGTCAACTTTTGCAAGAGAACTTGTGGCTAAGTCAAATGTTGTTTTTTGGACTCAAGGAATCAGTTACTGCAGAACAGAACCGTTCAAAatcacataaataattttaaactcgAAAGAAAGTTTCAACATGAAACGGctttaatttagttatttatatccATTTAAGGtgtatctgtttttttttcttttcttttcttttcttttatggcTGTCCACAACCATTTGGCGTTTTAAGTCATTGCCATTTGAGCCTGGTGCATTGAATTTCTTATAAGCAAGAAAAAGATACTGTCATAGGCTGATGCACATAATTAAGGAGGCAAGAAAAATCACCAATTTTGACTTAGTACCATACCAACACATGATGTTGATACCCTTCTAAAGGTGCACTTGAAAGTAGTAAATGATTTTTTCgacttttttgttgttgttatactCACTACAGAGACAGTGCCCCACTTGAACCACTTAATTTATGTTTTgcaaatatcaaaattatttttttattggatataATTATCCTCGAGTGAGGGTAAGATTATATATTATGAAAGATAAAGTTTTTATTTGaagttagaaaattattttattgaatcataaatatttgataaaattatatattgaaatagttaaaaaatataaaaattacataaaaataaaaaaataaaattttaccttaaatagaaaaaattaaaaggaaatctaataaatatttaagaacaaaaaagagataaatatataaaaaaaaagttaaaaactagtatttagaaaaacattaaaaattaacaaactaaaatattttatcaaatacacttttaatctaattttataCTCAAAACTTAATTGTCAAGAGGATTTAACTCAAATTCAACACACTTAAACTAAAACATACTCAAAGCTTAATTTGAAACACACCTTAAACTAAAACTTTTATGTGCTAATTAATTGATCTATACCCTCTCGGTGATACTTAATTATGAGAAATAAAATTAGtatcaatttatgaaatttaaaattagaaatacaGGTTGAGCCATTTACAAAAGGATATAAAAGCATGCAACAACTAATAATACAAACGATCTGTGCCAAAAGAACCCAGCTTTTCCCTGCAACTATTGAGTCCCTTTTTCTCAGTCATGTTCATGTGTTCATGCAGAAAATGGgtgggggtggggggggggggtggtggGGGCTATAGGTAAGAAAATCCCAGTAGGTTGTTAGTCTCCTTGTCATAGTCATCCCATCTAAATCATAATCGATTTTGGAACTAGTGGTAGATGACAATTAGAATGCAATAATGAATGAAATGTCAATCATGTATTTATGTTATGGATAATGTACCACAAACAAAGTGAAAAACGTAAAATTTAGGAGATCTTGTGTTACATTTCATATTTTATCTCACACTTAATTGCCAATTGGTCactgtcattattttttaagtcactttttttatttgtaaaaaattaaaaataatatgaaaaaatttataataatccaCACTCTATTTGATCAACTgaattaaactttcttttgattttttttatctcactgTTATGCTTTAACAATGACTTTTTCCCGTAAAAAAGACAagtaatattgatttttttcagTATAATATTGATAAGGACCTCTTTTTTGAGAATGGTAAGGATATTTGAACTTATGACttacaaaaaaagaattagCCAAATTCTTCACCAGTAACTTATTTTGATACGACAAAAGGGATAGTTAatgactaataattaataacatgtctcaattatttataagatacgacaaaatatttcaaatatagCAAGTTATTTTggtatttattctttatttaaaagaaaatatacataACTTCATTATCAAAAGTATTAATATAGTTTTTATAGAATTTTGTTGGCCACATGAggatattattttttaggatGATCTTTAAGTATCTCTGTTAacactctttaaatttttaaaacatgtcCTGATTTTGATAAGTCTCATAACTTAATTCTCCTAAACTTTTTGCTTCCAAAGAAAACAATTACgtgtatttctttatttttttggtacgcTTACACATATACTTCATAAGATACAATCCTACTTAAATCAGATAGTTAGTAGCACTATTACAGACTCAAAGCCTCCCTCCTTAATTTGGACAAATTACATCAATATTTCATTTCACAAATTTACACCTCTTTCAATAAATAACTCAAACTTAATTACATTTGTTATTCTCCTCTCTAAAAGTTATCACCTAAGATATTTTGCCTCTGGGTCAGTGATCCTACCAAATATGGGCTGCTTTGTAGTTTAGAAGTTGATGAATGCCTCACAAAGGGCGTCTTGATTTCTATTGATAATAAAATAGTTAGTCAGCTTTTTGTTGAGAAAAGAATTCCTGCAACCTTCTTGTGGTCATGTTACTCCCGAGAAAAAGCTTCTAATAAATAACTATAGCTGTTAAAGACTGTGATCATCCtgtacatgataaaaaaaaaactttaatatagttcttcaagttttttttaatattattatgtaatcataattagagttttattccaaaaaaatcCATGCagtaaaaatttacattaaaaatcatcataggttattaaaataaaagtatgattttaaagagaattaattttagttaatcTAAAGagatttaatttacttttgtattataaaaataaaaaagtagtaaaactaaatataaatttattttatccacTGCAAAAGTTATCTAAAGTTGCATTGTATCAGctcaaaatcaattcaaaattaatttttgaacgtgaaattaaataagtaaatatttacttaaaaccACGTAAGGTAATATTTCAATGTGATTTTGAATTATCTAATATGAATCTAATTAAAACTCACTGCATCTAAgttttagtaataaataaaaaagaaacttcatGAGGATTTATTAGTATGCCAATGGATAGCAACTGGCATGCAGTTGTAGAGAAACAAAAGAGGGGGGATCCACACCACACTGCCCATGCATCCAGCAGAGCAAACCAAATAACACCAACGTgaccaaaagagaaaatgtaccAAGGTTGCATTTAAATAGTAAAAGTTGCACaaatattgtttatatatatatatatatatatatatatatatatatatatatatatatatattctgattGGCATGTATGAAGAGTCAAGACCAATGTGACAAAAAAAGGGACAATCAAATAATGGAGAAGTGAGGATGTGACATGCACCTTGTTGTTATGGCCCAAAGAAACTAGGTAGGCCG encodes the following:
- the LOC114397991 gene encoding uncharacterized protein At5g39865-like; its protein translation is MGCANSKPKGCQHCHCNTPYYSSSMARSFSVHVHHPPQTKGDSYHVVALTSTTLGSLDQDVPHNNNYHGNGLRFPNGKVIGSDSFRPQNQDHDDDDDDDEVEVEEKKNEPKTWSEMIEQMLPKAMMKSPISTPPCEPETINTWELMEGLEDTTSPFRSPKHFKSFSFDVNVNRHVDVADVDPPLIQNGNDSAKPISVSDSDDEPQENQESMDRKRFFSIEEEMISDDVVSSFKKSSQEKQEGMDRKGFSVGEEKISDDDDVVVDLKSCGKDKVVLYFTSLRGVRKTYEDCCHVRLILKGLGVRVDERDVSMHSGFKEELKELLGHGYGKGGLGLPRVFVGRNYIGGAEEIQQLHEEGKLEKLLDCCGKIEDGIDGDGLCEACGDVRFMPCETCYGSCKIYYEGDEEEDYDGEVGEYGFQRCPDCNENGLIRCPMCCY